ccccagcccctcaccccagcCTGGCCTCACGGAGCTTGGTGCCCACAGATGGCCTGGCCTACTCGGCGCTGCTCAAGAACGAGCTGCTGGGCGCTGGCATTGAGAAGGTTCAggacccacagacagaggaccgCCGGCTGCAGCCCTCCACGCCTGAGAGGAAGGGCCTCTTCACGGTGAGCCCGctggccgccgccgcctcctACACAGCCCTGCCCGGGGCTGGAGTCCCAGAGGGTGGGGACCCCTTTAACCCCTGCCTCACGCCAGGCTCACCGCAAGCCACCCACCACCCCTTTCACGTGCGAGCCCCAGGGCAGCGTCAGAGGCCTGGCTTGGGTCTCCCCTGACCCAGAGTTGAGGGGCTAGTGGCTGTGGGGCAGGAGAGATGGGCGGACACCAGCAAGTCTGTGGGAGGACACCTCGGGGGCCAGGCCTGGTTTGCTGGGAACACGCATCTCCAGTCAGAGCACTTCTGGTTTGGCGCCCTGTGTGCTCCCCTCCCAGGGGCTCAGGGCGCCGGGGCTTTGGGGCACAGCATCCGCTCAGAGGTGTCCCCCACCTGCAGTACTCCCTCAGCACCAAGCGCTCTAGCCCCGATGATGGCAATGACGTGTCCCCGTACTCCCTGTCCCCCGTCAGCAATAAGAGGTGAGTCCAGACCCGCACCGGCTGGGGAGGGGGCAATGCTGGGGGCTGTGCAGAGGTCAGGGAGGCTCCTGGAGGAGGCGCCAGGCAGAGGGGAAGTGGGTTGTCGGAGCTCAGGGTGGCTGAGCACCCATGCCGGAGGGTTGGTGGCCATGGGGTCACCCACAGTTCTGGAGTCACAGAGTGTCAGTCAGGATGAGCAGGAAACACCGGGGGCTGCTGGAAAGGGAGACTGTGAAGTCTGTGCAGTCACTGCAAAGCCactgccccatccccaccctgcaGTCAGAAGTTATTGCGGTCTCCACGGAAACCCACACGCAAGATCTCCAAGATCCCCTTCAAGGTCCTGGACGCTCCTGAGCTGCAGGACGACTTCTACCTGAACCTGGTGGACTGGTCCTCCCTCAACGTGCTCAGCGTGGGGCTGGGGACCTGCGTGTACCTGTGGAGTGCCTGCACCAGCCAGGTGGGTGCTGCTGAGTGcgtgcacatgtatgtgtattgCGGGGAGTGGTGCTAGGGAGCGACCAAGCCAGGCCAGGCCCTGTGTGAGCGATGGGGGAGCTGCTGGGGCCTGGATACTTCccagccaccccctcctcctACCCCGTCTCCTCAGGGTACAGACCATCCCTGCCCCGGGCTGGCTTCTGGGAATTAGAGTCTTTGCTCCCGGCTTGAGCACAGGGCCCCCCACCCAGCAGTAACTCCCCCTCCTCTGAGTGGCTGCTGGCCCCCAGGGTGGCATGTTTGAGGGACAGAAATACATGCTGGTGGGTTCAGAGAAAGCGAGTGGAGCCCCCCACAGAGACACCGGCACACCACATACACATCCCATACAGCCCGTGGCCAACACCTGCTGCAGGGCCCCCCAGCTGTGATGCCCATGCCCCTCGTCTGTGTAGTCAGCATCACTGTGCTTGTGTGTGTCCCCCAGCTCCCAGCTACCTCCTGGGGCCCACAGTGAGGCTGTTGCTCACAGGCCTGAGGTGTGAGGGAATGAGAGAGTGaaggggtgggtggatggatggatagacaatCTGGGCCTTAAAGGAGGAATGGGCTCCACGTCTGTCGCACCAACATTACGCCTTCCACCAGGTGACCCGGCTCTGTGACCTCTCCGTGGAAGGGGACTCAGTGACCTCCGTGGGCTGGTCTGAGAGGGTCAGTACACCAGCTCCATCCCCTTGCTGGGCAGGGTTGGCACAGGGGAGGTCTGACTGGACTTCACTGGAGGGGCTTCCACAGTGGTGGGGGCCTTGCACACCCAGAAGGAGCCTTATGGTCATTTGTCCAGCCCTAGTGACGTCTGCACCCTGGCTGTCCCCAGCCTGGTGCAGGTGGTTAGATGACAGACACAGGGGCGGGCAAGTTCACTCCACACGTTGATGCGTGTGGATCTCTGTGCATGTCATGTGGGTTTTAACAAACCTAAGCTCCACATGACTATCTGCCTGGGTTCCTAGGAGAGGGATCCGATGGCCCATGCGTTAAGAGActttggagggagggggaggggagggccccATTCTGGACCTGACACCTGCCCACGTTGCCATCCTAGGGGAACCTGGTGGCTGTCGGCACACACAAGGGCTTCGTGCAGATCTGGGACGCTGCTGCGGGGAAGAAGCTGTCCATGCTGGAAGGCCACACCGCGCGTGTCGGTGAGGAGCCGCCTGGGGGCAAGGGTGGGGGTGTGCTGCAGGGCCAGGCTGCATCCTCAGCCTGCCCTCCACCTGGCCGCAGGGGCACTGGCCTGGAACGCTGACCAGCTCTCGTCCGGGAGCCGGGACCGCATGATCCTGCAGAGGGACATTCGCACGCCCCCCCTGCAGTCAGAGCGGCGGCTGCAGGGCCACCGGCAAGAGGTGTGCGGGCTCAAGTGGTCCACCGACCACCAGCTCCTCGCCTCGGGAGGCAACGACAACAAGGTAGGCCAGCTCACTCCTGCAGCCCCCTCTGTGGAGCAGGGTGACGGGGTGTGCCCCGAGGGACGCCAGCCTCACGGCCCCGTCCCCGCAGCTGCTGGTGTGGAACCACTCGAGCCTGAGCCCCGTGCAGCAGTACACGGAGCACCTGGCTGCCGTCAAGGCCATCGCCTGGTCCCCCCACCAGCACGGGCTGCTGGCGTCCGGGGGCGGCACGGCTGACCGCTGCATCCGCTTCTGGAACACACTCACGGGGCAGCCGCTGCAGTGCATTGACACCGGCTCCCAGGTGTGCAACCTGGCCTGGTCCAAGCACGCCAACGAGCTGGTGAGTGGTGGGGTACAGGACGGGTGGGCAGCAGGCGGGCAGGGCCCGGCCAGCCGGGTCTGGCAGAACCTCACCCAGGCGCCCATACCCAGTGACCCCCAGAGAGGCCCAAGGGCTCTCATGGGCAATTGGTCCCTGTGTCGGTCCAATCGTGGACCAGGGAGCCAGGCTGGTGGATGTCACCTGCTGGTCTCTGCACCCTTCAGGCAGGCCCTAGTGCTCTTGCGCCTTGTGGATGCATCTAGGGGCCTGGGACGCTGGCATAGTGCCCTTTCTGTCCCCTAGGTGAGCACGCATGGCTACTCACAGAACCAGATCCTGGTCTGGAAGTATCCCTCTCTGACCCAGGTGGCCAAGCTGACCGGGCACTCCTATCGGGTCCTGTATCTGGTGAGTCTGCCTGCCAGGCCCAAGAGGCAGTACACCCAGCTGCCCAGGTCTGTCCTCCACTCTGGGCCAGCTCCGGGCCCCGGGACCAAGTGACAGGTAGAGGCATTGTCACTCTGAGTCTGTTTCACCAGCTCCCTGCCCTGTGAGCAAGGGTGGCTCTGTCCACTGTGTGATCTCCAGGTGTCTGCTTCCACATGGAAGTGGAAGCTGCTGCAGATAACCCCGTGTGCTTGCTCAGGTCATCTCTAGACAGTTCACTAAGCAACCGTTCTCATGTGTCTGGAGATAGGAGCCCCTCTTCTCACACACATGCCCTCATCAACATTTTGGTGTTTTCCAAAAAACACTTTTGTCCTTAAGCCAGCGAGTCCTTTGCCGAATCGCACAGAGAGATCGTCCCTTGTTACGGCAGGCAGGATGTCCTTTGTGTTTTCCCCGGGTGCCTGCAGCTGCGGGGACAGTGGCTTCTCTCTCCTCCCGTAGGCCATGTCCCCTGATGGAGAGGCCATAGTCACCGGTGCTGGAGACGAGACACTGAGGTTCTGGAATGTCTTTAGCAAAACCCGTTCAACAAAGGTAAAGTGGGTCGGTATCAGCACCAGATGTTCCCACTTGTGTGCCCCCAGCATgtcctgcccgcccccccccaccctgccagcCGGGATCTCTCCAGAACCCCCACCCCTCTCTGCTTCTGCATCGCCTGGCCCCCTTGCACATCCTGGGGCGCTCACCATGCCAGGTGCCCTCACAGGCCCCTCCTCTGGCCCAGAGCCTCGGGGTCCCTCTGGGCAGAGCTTCCCTCCCACACTTGAGCGGCGGGGCTGGGCTGAGGGCTCAGCATCACCCCTGTGTATCCTGCAGGAGTCCGTGTCCGTCCTCAACCTCTTCACTAGGATCCGGTAAACCCACAGCTACCGGCCGTCTTGGTCGCAGAGCAACACCTTGTCAGCGTGCATGGACCCTCTGCTCCCCCCCACACGGGCCCAAGATCGGCAGCAGGGTGGGGCGGGAGCCGGGCCTGGAGAGACCCTGAAGATTCCATTAAAGCCTGATTGTGAACCCTGTTGGCCGGTGTTTGGGGCAGGGCCGGGGCGGGCAGCAGCAGGAGTGGGGCTCTGGCTCCCCACCCTGGGCGGCCCCGGCTCGGACAGTGTGCCCAGCGCAGGACGACTGCTGGACTGGCCGTTTCCATCATCCGTCACCACCACTGCCTCATCAGGGCTGCATGCTATGCCCGGAAGCATGTGCCCGCCGCTGCCCACGCCTGCTGCAGGACAGGACAGCTGGACACCACGCCGGTCGGCCGGGAGGGCTCACAGGGACTTGCCCTCTTGAGGGGTCTCTCTGCAGCCGCCTCTGCTCTCCCTGACCCGACCGCCCCCCGCTGACTCTGAGTGCACGACATTGGGAGCAGGCCCCAGGCAGGCTACATGCCAGAGGTCATCTCAAGGTGGACTTGTTATCTGAGGAGAACTCTAGGGGGAGTCTGTCTGCTGTCACGTGTTCACCCCAGCTGAGCCCTCGTTGCTCACGGGGTCACAGGCAACTGTGATTCTTGGCATTTGCAGGGTAACAGTCAGGGTAGCCTGAGGGCAGACTCAACCCCAAGGGTCAGGTCCTGTGGGTGCCTGGCCCTCCCCAGCCCTTCCAGCTAGGGCAGGGGGCACCCCAGGGTCCCCCAGAAGTTTCCTGAGCTTCCCCTGGCTCTGGGCCCACCTGCCTGTCATCCTCCACCCTGTTTCTGCTGCACCTGGAGGAGACGGAGGAGGGAGGCGAGGCAGGTGTGGCCAAGGGCCCAAGCagctgcctccccctccccttctgaGGTGGGAGGACATGGATGGATGTGGACAGGGTGGGGCAGGCCCTGCAGGAGCCCTGCTCTTGGTTCTGAGTACCTTTGCCCCTCGGCAgccagtgtgtgcatgtgtacatacGTATTTGTGACTTTcctttggatttgtttttgtgtttgtgtaaATCAGTCCCCAAATGTTAAGGCTCGCTGGCAGGGAGCACtgacccgcccccacccctggggAAGACAGGGGTCACAGCTCTTAAAGCCCTAGCATTCAGAGGGTGCGCGGGTGGCTGAACTTGGCGAAGGGTGGGCCTGCCCCCAGCTGCTTGCAGGGGGCAGAGGGACAGTGTATATAGACATGTGTATGCCCATTggtccaggtcttatttttgtttgagtcttttttttttttttaataagaaaacagtCCTGTGTCTACCGCACCTGCCCTGGCTCTGCTTGTGGGCCCTATACCTGAGGGCACAGACAGGGCAGAAATGATGAAGCACGTGTTGTCCTCCGATGCAATGGCGGGGCTGGGCATGGGAGTGGGCGGCAGGTGGGAGAGCCAACCACATGGTCATGCCCAGTGGGGCTGTCAGTCTGTCGATGTGTTTGGCACTGATGGTCTGCACTCACCATAACCCCAGAGCAGCCTGAATGTCACAAGCAGGCGGTGACAGGCTGAGGAGGCCACTTGCAGGTGGTCAACAGGGAGTGCCAGTGTCCCTGAATGCCTGGATCCCTGATCTATGCCAGTCCTTGCACCCCAGCTTGTGGCAGGGTCTGTGGGAGTGAGAGGGTGGACCCAGGGATGGTGGGGTGAATAGACAGCAAGGACTGACTCAGTGCCCCGGGCTTGGGGGTGGGGCTCGGGGGTTAGGACTTGTTTCGATTGCTCCTAGACTGACAAAGGGGAAGGGTGTTAGTGACAGCTGAAGGTGAGACAGGGAGGAAAGCAACCAGGCTGGAGGGGCTGTGACACTGGATGGGCCGTCCAGGTGGGGACCCCAGAGGGTCCTGAGAAGAAACGAGGTGAGGCCCCTGCAGTGAGCAGATGCCCACGACTGGTGGTACGTCCTGTGAAGATCTCTGTCCTGGGCAGTGGGGACGAGGGAGGCCAGAGTCCCCACTTGAGCAGCTTCTGTTGTGCAGGTGAGTGGACAGTCGAGTGTTAAGTGCATGTGGCTGGCACAGCATGAAGCGGGGGGGCAGGAGGCCTTGGGAAGAGGCAGCTCTAAGCCCAGGGCTGAGGTGGGAGCAAGGGTCCAGTGTGGGGCACGGACACAGCCACGCTGAGGTGGTGCCCCAAGCCGTGGGCATagctgtgcaaaggccctggggaagGACCATGTTGGAGGAACAGAGGAGAGAGGCCTGTGTGTGAGCAAGTGGgcgagagggaggaggggaaggaagggaggggatgggggaggtcaggcagggcctggtgggctgaggAGAGGATTTGGGCTTTTACCCCCAAGGAGGTGGAACAGGACCAGGTTGCTGTGTGGAGACCTGGACACAGGTGGGAAGGGACCAGGGAGGAGGCTGTGCCCTGGCAGGTGCTGGCCGGACTGTGGCCACAAGCTgctggagatggtgaaagacagcaGGTTCtggatttgttcatttttgtgtgtgtggtgaaaTGTGCATAACATATTAAGGTGTACAATTCAGTATGTTTTTAGTATGTATACTACGTTGTGCTACCATCATCACTGTTCAGTTCCAGAATTTTCCATCCCCGAAAAGAAGCCCTGTCCCCATCAGCAGTCAccccctcttccccctccccagcccctgacaaccagaAACCCACTCTGTGTCTGTGGGTAGGCCTGTTCTGGGCGTTTCCCGTCAGTGGAGTCACACCCTTGTGTGCCCTTCTGTGTCTGCTGCTCTCACTGAGCGTCGTGCTTTCAGGGTCATGTCAGGGCGTCACTCCACTCTGTGCTGAGACGCGCTCCGCGCATGGAGGAAGCCTGCGTGGGGCTTCTGTTCTGCAGTTGGTGGGCGTTTGGGTTGCTTCTACTCTGGCTGTGGTGGCTGGTGCTGTTGTGAACACACGTGTGTAGACTCTCTGGGTAGAGGACTGGATCCGGGGAGAAGGTGGAGCTGAGATTGTGGAAGGGAAATTCAGAAAGTTGCTTCTGTTCCAAGATGCTCCTGTGGGGGTGTTGGGGGACAGAGAAGAGGCAGGTGGACCGAGCCCCAGGCCGGCCCAACCCAGGAGCTCCACCACAGGCCCCTCTCctgagggagggaggcagtggcTTGGCTGAGGGCCAGTAGGCCCAGCTGTTGCCAGGACACTGGGGTGGCCTTTGTCGCTGTCAACAATGGCCCCACAGGACTTGGAGGCAGGAGCCCCCAGGCACGCAGAGGCAGACATGCAGACCCTGAGGCGGCAGGCTGCCTGGCCCTGTGTCCCCCGGGGGACCCTGGAAGTGGATTTCCCTCCACCTCTCTACAGGTGAGCATGTGCTGCCCTGTGCCGCCCCCCAGGTTTGCTTCCCACCAGCCTCAGTCCTTCATAAAGCCTCCCTGTCCTAACCTGGCTGCTCCCGGCACCCATCCCCTCCCACCCGTGCCTGGCTTGAGACCTGGCAGGAGTCCTTGCAGGTTCACGTGGTGGTTCATGCCTGCACAACACAgcgtgcgtgcgtgcacacaGCCGGCAGAGCAGAGGGTCCTGTGAACCCCACGCTGCTGAACCAGTTTCCACGAGGGGCACAGAATACACTCTCCCTTCTCGGGGGGccggaagtccaagaccaagctGTCTGtctgcagggttggggggggtgCTCTTGAGGCCACAAGGGGGCGCCTGTCCCCTGGCCCTCTGGGCTCTGGGGGTGCGGGCGGTCTGTGGCATCCCTTGGCTTGTAAAGGCATCACCCACACTGCCTCCGCATCACGTGACCTTCTCCCCTGCCCGTCCAGATCCCCTGCCTTACTGGGAGTCTGCATCAGGGTCATGTTagggccttcctgacccagcgtGACCCTTGTttggactgtgctgggtctttgttgctacacggGCTTCTCGTTACAGCGGGTTcttttgctgtggagcacaggctctagagtgttcAGGCTTCACTAGTTGTGACTCCTGGGCTTGAAGACACAGGCTCAGTAGGCACACGGGCTTTAGTTGCCtcacggcatgtaggatctttctggaccagggattgcacATGTGTCTCTACATTGgcataggtggattctttaccactgagcccccagggaagccccaccccttCTGGAGTTATATCTGCTaagaccttatctccaaataagatcacattctgagattGCAGGTAGACAGGAACTTGGGGGACACCTTCAACCCATTAGAGGATCCATTAAATCATGAACAAACTATAATACTATGCAGCTTTACAAAAAAAGGTGAGCGAGCCCCCTGGGTGCTGCATTTCCAAGAAAAAGCTGTGCCACCTCGATTGAAGCAGGGTCCCACAGGTGTGCAGTGGGACACAGGTGTGTGCAGACACTACTGTGAGGGAATGGACAGCAGTGAGGGCTGGGGGAACAACAGGGAGGGTCAGGGCTGGCAGCCGGGATGGGGGATGAGCTTTTCTCAGGGCTTTATTaaacgctgggcttccctggtgactgagctggtaaagaatccacctgcaatgcaagagacctggcttccatccctcggttaggaagatcctctggaggagggcatggaaacccactccagtattcttgcctggagaatccccatggtcagaagagcctggcgagctacagtccatggggtcgcaaagagtcggacacgactgagcaactaagcagagcacaTTTCTTGAAATGCCATCAGGTCTCTAGATTCTAGACCTAGAAGGCTtcatttattaggaggaaaacatttttctttcagctgtaatgcagtgtttttattttttgaggtaaTAATTGACACAGACACTTTTCATTGTGTGTTGTTTTAGACTGTT
This genomic window from Cervus canadensis isolate Bull #8, Minnesota chromosome 4, ASM1932006v1, whole genome shotgun sequence contains:
- the FZR1 gene encoding fizzy-related protein homolog isoform X2, with protein sequence MDQDYERRLLRQIVIQNENTMPCVAEMRRTLTPANSPVSSPSKHGDRFIPSRAGANWSVNFHRINENEKSPSQNRKAKDATSDNGKDGLAYSALLKNELLGAGIEKVQDPQTEDRRLQPSTPERKGLFTYSLSTKRSSPDDGNDVSPYSLSPVSNKSQKLLRSPRKPTRKISKIPFKVLDAPELQDDFYLNLVDWSSLNVLSVGLGTCVYLWSACTSQVTRLCDLSVEGDSVTSVGWSERGNLVAVGTHKGFVQIWDAAAGKKLSMLEGHTARVGALAWNADQLSSGSRDRMILQRDIRTPPLQSERRLQGHRQEVCGLKWSTDHQLLASGGNDNKLLVWNHSSLSPVQQYTEHLAAVKAIAWSPHQHGLLASGGGTADRCIRFWNTLTGQPLQCIDTGSQVCNLAWSKHANELVSTHGYSQNQILVWKYPSLTQVAKLTGHSYRVLYLAMSPDGEAIVTGAGDETLRFWNVFSKTRSTKESVSVLNLFTRIR
- the FZR1 gene encoding fizzy-related protein homolog isoform X3, which codes for MSGASCGRSSSRTRTRCRAKHGDRFIPSRAGANWSVNFHRINENEKSPSQNRKAKDATSDNGKDGLAYSALLKNELLGAGIEKVQDPQTEDRRLQPSTPERKGLFTYSLSTKRSSPDDGNDVSPYSLSPVSNKSQKLLRSPRKPTRKISKIPFKVLDAPELQDDFYLNLVDWSSLNVLSVGLGTCVYLWSACTSQVTRLCDLSVEGDSVTSVGWSERGNLVAVGTHKGFVQIWDAAAGKKLSMLEGHTARVGALAWNADQLSSGSRDRMILQRDIRTPPLQSERRLQGHRQEVCGLKWSTDHQLLASGGNDNKLLVWNHSSLSPVQQYTEHLAAVKAIAWSPHQHGLLASGGGTADRCIRFWNTLTGQPLQCIDTGSQVCNLAWSKHANELVSTHGYSQNQILVWKYPSLTQVAKLTGHSYRVLYLAMSPDGEAIVTGAGDETLRFWNVFSKTRSTKVKWESVSVLNLFTRIR
- the FZR1 gene encoding fizzy-related protein homolog isoform X1, translating into MDQDYERRLLRQIVIQNENTMPCVAEMRRTLTPANSPVSSPSKHGDRFIPSRAGANWSVNFHRINENEKSPSQNRKAKDATSDNGKDGLAYSALLKNELLGAGIEKVQDPQTEDRRLQPSTPERKGLFTYSLSTKRSSPDDGNDVSPYSLSPVSNKSQKLLRSPRKPTRKISKIPFKVLDAPELQDDFYLNLVDWSSLNVLSVGLGTCVYLWSACTSQVTRLCDLSVEGDSVTSVGWSERGNLVAVGTHKGFVQIWDAAAGKKLSMLEGHTARVGALAWNADQLSSGSRDRMILQRDIRTPPLQSERRLQGHRQEVCGLKWSTDHQLLASGGNDNKLLVWNHSSLSPVQQYTEHLAAVKAIAWSPHQHGLLASGGGTADRCIRFWNTLTGQPLQCIDTGSQVCNLAWSKHANELVSTHGYSQNQILVWKYPSLTQVAKLTGHSYRVLYLAMSPDGEAIVTGAGDETLRFWNVFSKTRSTKVKWESVSVLNLFTRIR